The nucleotide window GACCTGTGCGGCGCTGGGTACCTTGGCCCGGCCTGTGTCGCTGTTTGTCGGGCGCGTGTCGTACGAAAAGAATATCGATGCCTTCCTGAAGCTGGATGTCCCAGGTACCAAGGTGGTGTGTGGCGTGGGCCCGCTGGAGACCACGCTGCGCGAGCGTCACCCGCATGTGCGCTGGTTGGGCGTCCTGCCGCGTGACGAGCTGGCGCAGGTGTATGCGGCGGCCGATGTGTTTGTCATGCCCAGCCAGTCCGAAACCTTTGGCCTGGTGATGCTGGAGTCCATGGCCTGCGGCACACCGGTGGCGGCTTACCCGGTGGAGGGTCCACTGGAGGTTTTGGGGACACCTGCCCAGGGCGGCGCACTGAACCATGACCTGACCACGGCCTGGTACCGCGCCGTAACCCTGCCGCGCCATGAAGCGCGGGCCAGGGCGCTGGATTTCACCTGGGCCCATGCCACGCAGTTGTTTGCGAGTTATCTGGTGCCCGCCCGCAAAGGTGACGTTCTCCAGCGCACCGACCCGGTTACGGGGTTTGTCACAAGACTGTCATCAAACTTGTAAACAATTAGGCATCGCTTTGTCATAGTTGGGCCCGTATCCATGTTGTCGCTTCTTCGCAAGTCTTCCCCTGCTTCGTCCAAAACGGCAACACCGGATTTGCTGGACCGGGACCACAGCCTTATCGCTTTCAACGAGCGGGTGTTCGACTGGGCGGTGCGCGACGACGTGCCCCTGATGGAGCGCCTGCGTTACCTGTGTATCGTGTCCAGCAATCTGGACGAGTTTTTTGAAGTCCGTGCCGAGCCGCATTTGACGGCCAACCGGGCCAACGACCACAAGGGTGTGTACACCGTGGAGTCGTTTGAGCGGCTGGCTACCTCCCTGCATGACCTGGTGGGGCGCCAGTACGCGCTGTACAACGAAAAATTGATGCCGGCTTTCGAGAAACAAGGCATCAAGATTGTTTCGCACGGTGACCGCAATGCCGCACAGCGGCTATGGGTCAAGCAGTATTTCGAGCGCGAAGTGCGTCCGCTGCTGATCCCGGTGGGATTGGACCCCTCCCACCCGTTTCCGCAGGTGGCCAACAAGTCGCTCAACTTCATCGTGCGTCTGGGTGGCAAGGATGCGTTCGGGCGCGAAAACGAAATCGCTATCGTCAAGGTGCCGCGCGTACTGCCGCGCCTGATTCGCATGCCTGAAAAGGTGGCCGGTGGGCGTACGTTGCTGGTGTCGCTGTCCAGCGTGATCCGCGCGCATCTGGGTGAGTTGTTTGCGGGGCGCAGCGTCGGCCAGTTTTCCCAGTTCCGCGTAACGCGCCACTCCGACCTCGCGGTGGACGAAGACGACGTAAAGAACCTGCGCACTGCGCTGCGCCAGGGCCTGCAACACCGCCACTATGGCCAGGCCGTGCGGTTGGAAGTGTCGGCGGGTTGCTCGGAATACCTGGCGGACTTTTTGCTGCAGCAGTTTGAGTTGCCGCCCAAGGCGCTGTACCGCGTGCATGGGCCCGTCAACCTAGTGCGCCTGACACAGCTGATCGATTTGGTGGAGCGCCCCGATCTGTGTTTTACGCCTTACAAGGCGTCGTTTCCCTTCCAACTGAACCCTGCACATTCTATTTTTGAGCAGCTCAAGCAGCGCGATATTCTGATTCACCAGCCGTTCGAGAGTTTTGATGGTGTGCTGGACTTTCTGCGCCAGGCCGTGCACGACCCGCAGGTGCTGGCTATCAAGCAGACCATCTACCGCACCGGGCCGGACTCGGCGTTGATGGACCTGTTGCGCGAAGCGGTGCGCCGCGGCAAGGAAGTGACCGTGGTGGTGGAGCTCAAGGCGCGTTTTGACGAAGAGGCCAATATCAACTGGGCCGAGATGCTGGAGTCCATTGGTGCGCAGGTGGTTTACGGCGTGGTGGGGCTGAAGACCCACGCCAAGATGATGCTGGTGACCCGGCGCGAGGGCAAGGCACTCAAGCGCTACGGCCATTTGTCCACTGGCAACTACAACCCGCGTACCGCACGCCTGTACACCGACCTGAGCCACATCACGGCAGACACGGCTCTCACGACGGATATGGAGCAGGTCTTTGTGCACCTGGCCAGCCAGAGCAAGCTGCCGCCCTTGCGCAAGCTGTGGATGGCACCGTTCCATCTGCAACGCAACCTGATTGCCAAGATTGACGCTCTGGGCGCTGCGGCGGCCCAGGGGCGCTCAGCCCGCATTGTGGCCAAGATGAATGCGCTGACTGATGAAGCCCTGATCCGCAGCCTGATGCGGGCCGGGCGCCAGGGCGTGAAGATCGACCTGATCGTGCGGGGTGCCTGCATGCTGCCGGCCCAGGTGGAGGGGCATACTGACAACATCCGTGTGCGCTCGGTGATTGGCCGCTTTCTGGAGCATTCGCGGGTGTTCTATTTCCGCGATGGCGAGACTGAAGAGTTGTACCTGTCGAGTGCCGACTGGATGAACCGCAACATGGTGCGCCGTATTGAGCTGGCCTGGCCGGTGACCGATGTACAGCAGCGCCAGCGTATTGTGGACGAGTGCCTGGTGGCCTATTTGCACGACGGTGTGGATGCCTGGGATCTGGGGGCCGATGGCCGCTACACCCGCAGCATGCCGCAGGGCGACAAGGTTGCGCATGGTGCACAGGCAGCGCTCATGGCGCGTTATGCCCGCAACGAAGGCACACAAGGCGGTAACTGAGCCATGGACCTGATTTTGTGGCGGCATGCCGAGGCCATTGATCTGGAGCTGGTCGGTGACGACATGCTGCGCAGCCTGACGCCGCGCGGGGAAAAGCAGGCCGCGCGTATGGCCGAATGGCTGGACCGGCAAATGCCCGGCGGCGCCAAGATATGGGCCAGCCCCGCGTTGCGCACCGAACAGACCGCACGCGCGTTGGGGCGCAAGTTCAAGACGTCTCCCGCCCTGGCACCCCTGGCCACCGTAGACCAGTTGCTGGAACTCACCCAATGGCCGCAGGCCAAAGGGTGTGTGCTGGTGGTCGGGCATCAGCCTGTGTTGGGGCAGGCCATTGCCAGACTGCTGGGTTTGCACGACAGCGACTGCGCGGTCAAAAAAGGTGCAGTCTGGTGGCTGCGCCACCGCGAGCGTGAGAACGGTGCCCAGACGGTGGTGGTGACCGTGCAGTCACCCGAAGTGCTCTAGCCCAAATTATTTGGACTTGGCAGGGCGCCCGGTCTTGAGGTTGGGCACCGCTTTGATGGCAGCCAAGAAGGCTGCGTCGGACATCGCAGCCAGGGCCTTGATGCCAGCCCGGATCAGCTCGGTCTTCTTGGTCGGGTGGGCGAGTTTGGAGGCACGTGCCTTCAGCACATCGAGCACCGCAAATTCTGGCTTGGGCATGGTGAAGCTGTCCCGAACCATCTTGGGTTTCTTGACCTTGGCAGTTTTGACCGGTGCAGGCTTGGCAGTTGGTTTGGCTTTTGCAACGGGCTTGGCCTTGGTAGCCACTTTGACCGGAGCTGCGGGTTTTTTCGCCGGGGTCGGAGCTTTCGCGGAGGTCTTGGCTAGCGGCGTCTTGGCAGTTGCGGTTGCGGTCGCGGTTTTTGTAGTCGTTGTGGTCTTGGGTGCTGCAGTAGTCACAAAAAAATCCTTGGGTTAAACGGTATATACAGTTTATATCGTTTACTTCATAACGCCAAAACGCCCTGGCGACTTCATGAAACTGTCACCAAGTTGTCATGTGCAAGGCCTAAACTTTTTCACTGCATCACCATCGAGAGTTCACCTCATGCAATCTCTGCAGCGGCACCCGTCCGCTCCTCTCTCCGTCATATCAGGTGGTCAGGGCCCGCTGGAGAAACTGCTCCA belongs to Rhodoferax saidenbachensis and includes:
- a CDS encoding glycosyltransferase family 4 protein, translated to MKLALVTDAWLPQVNGVVTTLVELVREMEALGHQVTVIHPSLFKTRPCPGYDGIDLAVRPAKQLAEQLDALAPDAIHLATEGPLGWAARRYCLRRRLAFTTAFHTRFPEILKAALKVPLWLGYALFRHFHKPSAGVLVPTPSVLRMLDARGFRHLRSWTHGVDMQLFTYQESPQTCAALGTLARPVSLFVGRVSYEKNIDAFLKLDVPGTKVVCGVGPLETTLRERHPHVRWLGVLPRDELAQVYAAADVFVMPSQSETFGLVMLESMACGTPVAAYPVEGPLEVLGTPAQGGALNHDLTTAWYRAVTLPRHEARARALDFTWAHATQLFASYLVPARKGDVLQRTDPVTGFVTRLSSNL
- the ppk1 gene encoding polyphosphate kinase 1, whose product is MLSLLRKSSPASSKTATPDLLDRDHSLIAFNERVFDWAVRDDVPLMERLRYLCIVSSNLDEFFEVRAEPHLTANRANDHKGVYTVESFERLATSLHDLVGRQYALYNEKLMPAFEKQGIKIVSHGDRNAAQRLWVKQYFEREVRPLLIPVGLDPSHPFPQVANKSLNFIVRLGGKDAFGRENEIAIVKVPRVLPRLIRMPEKVAGGRTLLVSLSSVIRAHLGELFAGRSVGQFSQFRVTRHSDLAVDEDDVKNLRTALRQGLQHRHYGQAVRLEVSAGCSEYLADFLLQQFELPPKALYRVHGPVNLVRLTQLIDLVERPDLCFTPYKASFPFQLNPAHSIFEQLKQRDILIHQPFESFDGVLDFLRQAVHDPQVLAIKQTIYRTGPDSALMDLLREAVRRGKEVTVVVELKARFDEEANINWAEMLESIGAQVVYGVVGLKTHAKMMLVTRREGKALKRYGHLSTGNYNPRTARLYTDLSHITADTALTTDMEQVFVHLASQSKLPPLRKLWMAPFHLQRNLIAKIDALGAAAAQGRSARIVAKMNALTDEALIRSLMRAGRQGVKIDLIVRGACMLPAQVEGHTDNIRVRSVIGRFLEHSRVFYFRDGETEELYLSSADWMNRNMVRRIELAWPVTDVQQRQRIVDECLVAYLHDGVDAWDLGADGRYTRSMPQGDKVAHGAQAALMARYARNEGTQGGN
- a CDS encoding SixA phosphatase family protein; the protein is MDLILWRHAEAIDLELVGDDMLRSLTPRGEKQAARMAEWLDRQMPGGAKIWASPALRTEQTARALGRKFKTSPALAPLATVDQLLELTQWPQAKGCVLVVGHQPVLGQAIARLLGLHDSDCAVKKGAVWWLRHRERENGAQTVVVTVQSPEVL